In a single window of the Candidatus Zixiibacteriota bacterium genome:
- a CDS encoding RNA polymerase sigma factor: protein MQVNDYASRFWELLECEHQRARAYCLRLVGNTDDGDDVYQDAIMKAYRGFAALRDTAVFRPWLYRIINNTYRDRFASPWWRRVLAGVYDLESAAGGEDPSHQYDARRRVAYALDALSAEERILVTLAELEGWKISELAGLLTTNEAVVKMRLSRARGKMRERLLKLGRKRGVTLMNGEIEQLCCATKPEKD from the coding sequence ATGCAGGTGAATGATTATGCCAGTCGATTCTGGGAGCTTTTGGAGTGCGAGCATCAACGGGCGCGCGCCTATTGCCTGCGCCTGGTGGGCAATACCGATGACGGCGACGACGTGTATCAGGATGCAATCATGAAAGCCTACCGCGGCTTCGCAGCGTTACGTGATACTGCGGTGTTCCGGCCGTGGCTGTACCGCATCATCAACAATACCTATCGCGATCGATTTGCCAGCCCGTGGTGGCGGCGCGTGCTGGCGGGTGTTTACGATCTGGAGTCGGCGGCTGGTGGCGAAGATCCCTCGCACCAATACGATGCCCGCCGGCGTGTGGCGTATGCGCTGGACGCTCTCAGCGCGGAGGAACGGATTCTGGTGACGTTGGCGGAACTCGAGGGCTGGAAAATTTCAGAGCTGGCCGGCCTGCTGACAACGAACGAGGCGGTGGTCAAGATGCGCCTGTCGCGGGCGCGAGGCAAAATGCGCGAACGCCTGCTGAAACTGGGCCGCAAACGTGGAGTGACCCTGATGAACGGAGAAATCGAACAGCTATGCTGTGCTACCAAGCCCGAAAAAGATTAG